Proteins encoded together in one Triticum dicoccoides isolate Atlit2015 ecotype Zavitan chromosome 7B, WEW_v2.0, whole genome shotgun sequence window:
- the LOC119341860 gene encoding uncharacterized protein LOC119341860 encodes MADAAAAAAGATPLLRNLPEEIVLCEIFARLDPRSLIRCRAVRRAWRRATSTRRFLLAHHARQPALPIVADNGYRTFLAFDHRAAAADAQFHTVARLDESFSLELCCDGLLIVAKSGMLGNRARLTVCNPVTRQHASLPPLPDFNILGMYLHGPTGEYRLLLQWRGAMDWGDDSDCDSPTGKNGCYVFALGSDQPPRYIGLSEPKFSSAYFHGPARVRDSLHWCLFYRPGENPLEDCEAGRELVVFDTTAESFRQMRAPADPAKSFIFEMDDMLGIYCCNKAAEVVDIWVLTNYDSGVWDLKYRVALPITEIRGKLEGHDGEGYWYATVASGGGDMLLMVSFGFWLFYVDTDGKLVASFQDIYPSRHRLKQTLVPHDFFRTVKGQAVDASPFVSS; translated from the coding sequence ATGGCGGATGCCGCGGCCGCGGCCGCAGGAGCGACGCCTCTCCTCCGCAACCTCCCTGAAGAGATCGTCCTCTGCGAGATCTTCGCCCGCCTTGACCCCAGATCCCTCATCCGCTGCCGCGCCGTCCGCCGCGCCTGgcgccgcgccacctccacccGCCGCTTCCTCCTGGCCCACCACGCCCGCCAGCCCGCCCTCCCCATCGTCGCCGACAACGGGTACCGTACCTTCCTCGCCTTCGACCaccgggccgccgccgccgacgcccagTTCCACACCGTCGCCCGGCTTGACGAGTCCTTCAGTCTGGAGCTCTGCTGCGACGGCCTCCTCATCGTCGCCAAGTCTGGCATGCTTGGCAATCGCGCCCGCCTCACCGTCTGCAACCCGGTAACGCGTCAGCACGCCTCCCTCCCGCCCCTGCCGGACTTCAACATCCTGGGGATGTACCTACACGGACCTACCGGCGAGTACCGGCTGTTACTGCAGTGGAGGGGCGCAATGGACTGGGGGGACGACAGTGACTGTGACTCGCCTACAGGCAAAAATGGCTGCTATGTCTTCGCGCTCGGATCCGACCAGCCCCCGAGGTACATCGGGTTGTCGGAGCCCAAATTCTCGTCGGCTTACTTCCACGGACCTGCCAGGGTGCGTGATAGCCTGCATTGGTGCCTGTTTTATCGCCCAGGCGAGAACCCACTGGAGGATTGTGAGGCTGGAAGGGAACTGGTAGTATTTGACACCACAGCTGAGTCGTTTAGGCAGATGCGTGCTCCAGCTGATCCCGCCAAGTCATTCATCTTTGAGATGGATGACATGCTTGGCATCTATTGCTGTAACAAGGCTGCTGAAGTTGTTGATATATGGGTGTTAACGAACTACGACAGTGGGGTTTGGGACTTAAAGTACCGAGTTGCATTGCCGATCACAGAAATCAGGGGAAAGCTTGAAGGCCATGATGGTGAGGGCTATTGGTATGCGACCGTTGCTTCGGGTGGTGGTGACATGCTCTTGATGGTCAGTTTTGGTTTTTGGCTGTTTTACGTTGACACTGATGGCAAACTGGTTGCTAGCTTCCAAGACATCTATCCCTCTAGGCATCGGCTCAAACAAACTCTTGTTCCGCATGATTTCTTCAGAACAGTAAAAGGTCAGGCTGTCGACGCTTCACCTTTCGTATCCTCGTGA
- the LOC119336325 gene encoding uncharacterized protein LOC119336325, with the protein MTEEGRHIAGEPIRPPRLEDAGLEDCALPPESIAKAFSLAALAVSSRLPHLPLSDDEDDVDPLAPRGGCVEDAGPTYGVIPDALVGARGGSDGGADEVVVGRGDRVVVIGQELGRDEGCAEGTRGGEHRKEEGDEIVEKAILVKDFA; encoded by the coding sequence ATGACCGAGGAAGGAAGGCACATCGCCGGCGAGCCCATCCGGCCGCCGCGGCTGGAGGATGCGGGCCTGGAGGACTGCGCGCTCCCACCGGAGTCCATCGCCAAGGCTTTCTCCCTTGCAGCGTTGGCCGTCTCCTCCCGCCTCCCCCACCTCCCCCTTTCCGATGACGAGGACGACGTTGACCCGCTAGCGCCTCGTGGAGGCTGCGTGGAGGACGCGGGACCCACCTACGGGGTCATTCCCGACGCCCTTGTTGGCGCGAGGGGCGGCAGTGACGGCGGCGCCGACGAGGTCGTCGTCGGGCGCGGAGACAGAGTTGTTGTGATCGGCCAAGAGCTGGGACGGGATGAGGGGTGTGCCGAGGGGACCAGAGGCGGAGAGCACCGGAAGGAGGAGGGTGATGAGATTGTGGAGAAAGCCATCTTGGTGAAAGATTTCGCGTGA